The Fusobacterium sp. DD2 DNA window CTCTTTTAACGTTATACATTGAAGCTGCTAAAATATCTCCATACTGTTGATACTTTTCGTAGTCCTTTTTTTCTTCCTTCTCTACTGCTAAAACTTTTAAAATCTTCTCATTTTTTTTAATTTTTTTCAATACATTAGCAATTAAACTATTTTTCAATGTATCAAAACTAGCTGAAAGATTTTCATTATCAATATAATAATTCACAAGTTCTTTATAAGTGGCAAAATCCAATATTTCACTATATTTTTCCTTTGGTAAGATATCCAATACAGTTGCTAAAAGTATCTTTTTATTCTTTAGATAAATTTTTGGCTTTATTTCACTTTTCAAAACACTCTCATATTGATTATAAGTCTTAACATTTTGTAAAAATAGTTTTCCTATTCCTTCTACATTTTGTAATAAGCTTCTCTCTTCTATAAACTTATTAAATGTAGCTTCATCTACTTCAAGAGGTGATATTTTCTTTTCTATTATTGGCTGTTCATAAGGAAGACCTGGAAATATTGCTCTAAGTCTATTCTCTTCTAATGAAAATCTTTTTAGCACATCAATTATTATCTCATTTTCATCAGTAAAAATGAAATTAGAATATTTTCCCATAATCTCAAAGAATATCTTAAAGTTTTTTACCTCTCCAAGTTCATTAATCCTTGCAAACTCAAATACAAGTATTCTGTCAAATCCTATCTGCTCAATATCAATAAGCATAGCATTTATAAGATGTTTTCTCATATTTGCAACAAGACCTGAACCATTTTCCAATATAGCTTCCTTTGAAGTAGTTATATAACATATAGGGAAGTTAGGATTACACGAAAAAACAAGTTCACTTCTTCCAAAATATATAGATAAAGAACTCTCTGTATTCTTAGTTATCTTATTTATTTTTCTGTTGATTAAATCTACTTTTAATTCATCTTTTATCTTATTTAGTGAAACTCCATCAATGTAAAACATTTTCCCCTGCCTTTTTTATTCTGCCTTAATTCCAATTAGATTCTTTGCATCTAATACATCTAATACAACAACCTCTTCAGTTGGTGATTTTATAACAAAATTATCTTTTGAACTGCTATCCATTATCTCTACAACACTGAAGTTTTCAATTCCATGCCCTGCAAAGAAGTTTTGAACTATTGGTGTTCCTTTAATCTCTACAATTGAAACTTTATCTCCAACTGCAAAATCAACTATTGTTAATGGTTTAAAATAATCTGTCTTTTCTTTTAAAGCACCTAAAATCAACTCAAATATCTCTATAAAATGACTTAAGTCTTTATCTGCAATGTTTTCTGTGATACTAGACATTATCATTTTGTGGTAGTTATTATGATATACCAGTGCTTTACTTCCCTTTGGTGTAAGAGAAACAAAAACTTTTCTTCTATCTGTATTTGATCTGATTCTAGTTATGAAACCTTTTTCAGTAAGTTTAGAAACCGCTACAGTTGCTGTTCCCATAGTAATTCCTATCTTATCAGATAGTTCATTCATGGTTAAAGATTCTTCTCCGATTGCTTCTATTAAATGAAGTTCTGTGTGAGTTAAACATTTTATTCCTCTTTTTAAAGCCATATCTTCAGTTTTATAAAAAAGTTTGTAAAACTCTTCTAAAATCTCATTAACTTTATTAATGTTCCCCTTCATTTCACCCATGATTAACAACCTCTCTTTAAATTATCAATTCTTTCCTTATAATCTCCTGAAAATACGTAAGAACCAGCAACAAAGATGTTTGCACCTGCCTCAATACACTTTCCTATAGTTTTGTCTGTTATTCCACCGTCAATTTGGATATCAACAGTTGAACTTAATTTTCTAACATCTTTTATCTTTTCTACTGTTGATTCAATAAATTTTTGTCCTCCAAATCCAGGGTTAACACTCATAATCAATACCATATCCAGGTCATCAATTATATATTTTAAAACATCTACAGGTGTTGCAGGATTAAGAGATACTGCTGCTTTTACTCCAAATCCTTTAATTTGTTGAATAACTCTATGAAGATGTGTAGTTGATTCAGCATGAACAGTTATTAAATCTGCACCTGCTTTTACAAAATCCTCAATGTATCTTTCTGGTCTATCTATCATTAGATGTACGTCAAAAACAAGATCCGTTTTATTTCTTACTGCTTTTATTACTGGAGCACCAAAAGTTATATTTGGTACAAAAATACCATCCATTACATCTATATGTACATAATCAGCTCCTGCCTTATCAATTGCTATTATTTCTTCTCCTAATTTGCTGAAATCAGCTGATAATATTGAAGGAGCTATTTTAATTTTACTCATATTTGTTCCACCTTTCATTTTTTAATTTTTCATATACTTTTTTATAAAATTCATATCTACTCTTTTCAAGAGTAGTGTTTTCTACTGCTTCTTTTATTTTACATCCTGGTTCATTAAGATGCTGGCAATCACTAAATTTACAACCCTCTTTTCCTGAAAATTCAGGAAAAAGACCCATTAATTCCCATGAATCTTTAATAACTGGAATTTCAATAGAAGAAAACCCAGGAGTATCAATAATATATCCACCACCTAAAAGAGGTAGCAGATTTGTATCTTTAGTAGTATGTTTTCCTTTTTTTAATTTTTTACTTGTTTCTCCAACTTCAAGGACTTTTTCAACTTGTAACATGTTGATTATGCTCGATTTTCCAACTCCACTAGGTCCACCAAAAGCAGAGATATGGTCTTTTATAAAGTCCTTTAAACTATCAATCCCAATATTTTTCTTTTTAGAAATTAAAAAATATGGAACATCTATTTTTTCCAAAAACTTTAAACTCATTTTCAAATCTTCTAACTCCTCATCAGTTAAAAGATCTATTTTATTTATAACGATTACAGGTTTTATCTTATAATAAAAACTTCTTAAAAGCATTATATTCAATCTTTCAAGATCCATATCAGGATCCTTAGCTGCAAATTGAATTATAAAATAGTCAATATTTGCAACTATTGGTCTTTCCAATAAGTTTTTTCTCTCTTCTATTCCTACAATATAGTTGTCATCAGATATTTCAACTATATCACCTACTACGCAGTTATTCTTACTCTCTTTTCTCTTAAGAATACCACGAAGTTTACATTCATGAACCTCATCCCCAGAGTTAACATAATAAAATCCTTGTATCTTGTTAATTACTCTACCTTTTATTTTTCCAGCCTCCTTAATTATTTATCTATTAACTACAACATCAATTGAAGATCCAGCAGCAGCCTTTTCTCCCGATTGAATATTTGTTTTTACAATTACATCTTTTTCTATTCCTTCAATAGAAGTATACTCAACATTTCCTAAAATAAGAGAATTCTTTAAAAGAATATCTTTACCTTGTTCAACTGACAATCCAATTATGTCTGGAACTCTTACCTGAACTACATTTTCTACACCATTTACTAAAAATGAAATCTTTTCTCCCTTAGTCAAAAGTGTTCCTGTAGCAGGGTCTGTTGCTAATACTTCATTATATTTACCATTATCCTTTACTGTAATTACTTTTCCAATTTTCATACCTTTTTCTTCTGCTAAAACTTTTGCATCAAGATAGTTCATTCCAGTAAGATCTGGCATATCTATAAGAGCACTTCCCTTACTTACCCATACTCTAATATTTCTACCTTTTTTTACAACACTTCCAGCTTCTGGCTCTTGTAAAAAAATCTGTCCAATTGGGTAAGATGAAAACTCCCCACCTATCTTTTTTATTCCTAAATCTGAACCTAATATAACTTTTTCTGCTTCTTCATATGTATATGATTTTAAATCAGGTACCTTATAATATTTTTCATTAAAATATCCTATTTCAAAAGTTTTTAGTCCTAAAAGTACAAGAACTATTAAACCTGCAATAATTCCAGAATAAATCAAAATTATTCTCTTTTTCATTTATAGCCTCCATATAAATCTCTATAATATTGATAATAACATAAGTAACACAAAATATCAATAAATACTTACTAAACTCATAATTAAATATTTTGAAATGGATATATATTTATTTTAAAATATTTTTATATTTTCAAAGTGGTAGAACCATCTACAATTGAATAGCTTTTCATTTTATTGAAAAAATATCTCTTTTTTTATAAAATAACACTTGTTATTTTATAATTCATATGATAAAATTCATCTCAACTATACTTAAAAATCACATTCACATCACATATAAAAATTTGAAAATATTAAGGAGAAAGAATGAAAAGTAAAAAAAATAAAATATTATTTGCATGTATTATGACAGCAATATTAACAAACTGCGGTGGTGGCGGTGGAGGAGGCTCTGCTGTAACAGTTCAACCTAGCAATACCGGAATTATAAAACAACCTAAAGTAATAAATAATGTTCCATCAAAAGAGGATAAGAAAACAGAATCTGGATATAAAATTGTGGCTGTAATGCCAGAAAATAATCCTGTTATTCCAGATAAGCTACCTGCTAATGAAAACAGACCTGTTATAAATGCTCCTGGAATAGGAAACTATATTAATCCTATTAAAAATATTAAAATTAAAGATAAAGAGATTTTTATTATCCCAACAGATGATAAAAAAATAGATGGTAAAGGACAAATAGTTGCTATTATGGATAGTGACTTTCTAACTCATAAAGGAGAACTAAAAAACAAGTTCAAAACTATTGAAATTTTAGATAAGGTTTCCAGAAATCCAAATCCTAATGGAAGTCCTCATGGTGAAAGAGTACTTGAACTTATGACAGAGGATACTAAATTTAATATAGTTGCAGCAACTATTGGAGAAAAACTTCATTCAAAAGTCTTTGTATCACCAAGTACAGAGTTATATAGACAAGTGTTTACAAAATTTGGAGATCAGAAAGTAAAAGTTATCAATCAGTCATGGGGTGTAGATTTTAAAGATCATCTTGGAGCTGATGCAAGAGGAAACAGAAACTATAGAGGTATGTTACTTCCTCTTCAAATAGTCCGTGAGGATGAACACAAACTGCAAGCTGATATGGACGAGATAAACAGACGTGGAGATGAACTTATGGACTTTTACACAGAAGCTGTAAATAACGGTGGACTATTTATATGGGCAAATGGAAACCGTGACAGCAATGACCAGACCCTAAATCAAGCATCTCTTCAACCTAGTTTACCTATGGTAAGAGCTGGACTTGAAAAAGGGTGGCTATCTGTTATAGGTGTAGAGGAAAAAGATCCTGTGAGTATTGCTGAGCCTAATGGAGATTATTATGCATACAAACACTATGCACACCATTTAGCTTATCCTGGATATGCTGCTAGATGGTCAATAGCTGCAAGCGGAGAGGGTCCAGAATCTGGAAAAGGAACTATAGGTTCATCATATGCAGCTCCTAGAGTTGCACGTGCTGCTGCACTTGTAGCAAGTAAGTTTGACTGGATGACGAACTCTCAAGTAAGAGAAACTCTACTTACTACTACAGATAAACCTGAACTTAAATACGATAGATATGGAAATCTTCTAGAAACCACTGAACCAAGAGTTATTGCATTTAATATGTCAGATATTCAAGATCAAAGATATGGATGGGGAATTTTAAATACTAAAAGAGCTTTAAAAGGGCCTGGAGCATTTTTAAGAACTCTTTTAGAAAGAGACCCTGGATATAACTATACTGGTTATACACTTTATTTCCAAGCAAACGTTCCAGAAGGAAAAGAGTCTTTCTTTGAAAATGATATATATGGAGACAGTGCACTTAGAAAGAGTGGTAAAGGACGTCTACACCTTACTGGAAACAACAGTTTCAGTGGAACTACAAAGGTTTCTGAAGGGACTTTAGATATCTATAAAAACCACAGTGCAAATATTGATATTGAAAGAGAGGGAACTCTTGTTTTATATGATGGTTCATTTATAGGTTCTACAGGATATGATGGACATATAATCGGTGCAGATGTAACAAATGATGGTAAACTTATTGTATCTAATAAAGAGATAGATGGAAAAGATGGAATACATGCAACAATTGCTGGAAACTATACAGTTAGTGAAAATGGTATAACTGAGATTGATTTTGATTCATCTCTGGATGTCTTAGGAAAAGCAGACCTATCTCAAAGCACTATAAAGATAACTACTGATAAATACAATGGTGTACCTGAAAAAAGAGAGATTATCAAAGGAAATGTTAAAGATATTGACACTGATAAAATCAAAGTAGATGGAATGAGAAAAGCTGTTGCAACTAAGGAGAATAATGCTCTAGTTGTAGAGATGAGCAGAGAAAATGCTGTAACATATCTAAATAGTGAGTATGCAGTTTCTAAAAACACAGCAGAAAATGTTGAAAAAATATTACAAGAGATAGATAACAGAGTTGCAAGTGAAAAAGCAACTGCTGATGATTTAAATAGAGCTATGGCAATAGTTGAGATGTCACACAGTGAGTTTGAAGATTTAGTAGACAGAATCTCTGGAGAGATATATGCATCTGCACAGGCACTTAGTTTTGCTCAATCACAAAATATCAATAGAAATATTTCAAATCATTTAAGTTCTTTAAATAACTTTAGAAAAAGTGATTATGAATGGCAAGGATGGATGTCAGGTATCCATTCTGATGGGAAGCTGAAAGATGAAGGATATGCAACTGGCAAAACTAAAATGAATGGAACACAGTTTGGAATAGATAAAAAAATTAGCCATAGTGTACAAGCAGGAGTATCTCTTTCTTACTCAGATGCTGAAGCTAAATTTAATAAATATGCTGGTGTTTCAAAAAGTAGCTCATTAGGTGCATCTATCTACAGTAAAAAATATTTAAAAAATGATATCTATGTTTTAGGTCGTGCAGGGATTTCTAAATTTACATCTAAAGTCCAAAGAGAACTTATTGATATTGATGGAGATACTGTAGTTGGAAATATTAAACACAAAGATTATATGTTTTCTGGATATTTAGAAACAGGAAAACACTTTGCAAATTTTACACCTTATATTGGAATCTCACAAGATTATTTAAGAAGAGGAAGTTTCCAAGAAAATAGTGCAGCATGGGGTATTAATGCACCAGAAAAAAATTATCTTTCTACTAATATCCTTTTAGGATTAAGAAGTGAATATAAAATGAATAGTTACACATTCACTGGATATATAACTCACTCAATTAACGTAGGAAACAGATCTTTAAGCTTTGATGGAAAATTTACTGGAACAGATACACCTCAAAACTTTAAAGGGATTGATTTGAATAAAAATATCACATGGACTGGCATTGGTATAAGTAAAGAGATAACTCCACAATTTAATATAAATGCAAATTTAGATGTAAGATTTGAAGGGAAACACAGAGCAGACAGCGTCATAAGTGCAGGTTTAGAGTATAGATTTTAATCACTATAAATTCCTGATTTAATTTTCACTCTCAATATGCTACTATAATATATAAGGTAGAAAAAAGTACAACTTTATTAATTCCAATTTTATTATTTATATATTTATTGCGATTATTACTGGACTGAAGAGGGATTTAACTTCTTTTACAAAAGAATAACTACTTGATAAAATGTGTAATAAGTGATAAAATATAGCGTAATTAATTTTATTAAAATTGACTTTTTAGTTTAATTTTAAAAGGAGGAATAAAAAAGTGGATTATACTATTAAAACGCTTTTAACAAGAGAGACAGTTGAAAAAAGAATAAAAGAGTTAGCTAGTCAGATTGAAAAAGATTACGAAGGAAAAGATTTGCTGGTTTTAGGTCTTTTAAAAGGTTCTATTGTCTTTATGACAGATCTTATAAAAGAAATTAATCTTCCTCTTGTTATCGATTTCATGAGCGTTTCTAGTTATTCTGGAACTACTAGTACAGGAGTTGTCAATATTTCAAAAGATACTGACATAGATGTAAAAGGAAAAGATGTCTTAATCGTTGAAGATATTATTGATACTGGACTTACTTTAAGTAACGTTAAAAAACTTTTAGAAAAAAGAGGAACTAAAAGCTTAAAGATTTGTACTCTTTTAGACAAACCTAGTAGAAGAACTGTAGATATGAAAGGAGATTATGTAGGATTTGAAATCCCTGACGAATTTGTCGTTGGATATGGTCTTGACTATGATCAATTACATAGAAATCTTCCTTATATTGGTATAGTAGTAAAAAAATAATTGGAGGAGAATATGTCCTTTAAACATAAAAAAAAGTTTGGACAAAATTTCTTAACTGACCAAAAAGAAGTTTTGCAAAAGATTATGGAAGTTTCAAATGTCACTTCCAATGACACAGTATTGGAAATAGGCCCAGGTGAAGGAGCTCTTACAGCACTGCTTTTAGATACAGCAAAAAGGGTAGTTGCCATTGAGATAGATACTGACTTAGAAAAAATATTGCGTAAAAAATTTGACAGCAATCCTAAATATACTCTAGTTATGAATGACATTCTGGAAACAGATATTGCTTCATATGTTGATAAGGGTACTAAGGTTGTTGCAAATATACCATATTATATAACATCACCTATTATCAATAAACTAATTGAAAACAAAGATGTTATAGATGAAATATATATTATGGTACAAAAAGAAGTGGCAGAAAGAATATGTGCCAAAAAGGGTAAAGAAAGAAGTGTCTTAACTTTAGCAGTTGAATATTTTGGAAGTGCTGAATATCTTTTCACTATTCCAAAAGAGGCATTTACCCCTGTACCAAAAGTTGATTCTGCTTTTATGTCAATAAAACTTTATAAAGATAACAGATATCAAAAACAGGTAGATGAAAATATCTTTTTTAAATATGTAAAAGCGGCTTTCTTTAGTAAAAGAAAAAATCTTCTTAATAATTTTACAAGTCTTGGTTATTCAAAAGATCAACTTCGTGAAATTTTAGGTGAAGCTGGAATCTCTGAAAGTGAAAGAGCTGAAAACTTGACAATAGAAGATTTTATAAGACTAATATCAATATTTGAAAAGAAATAGAGGCTGGTTCATTCAGCCTCATTTTAACATAAAATGGAGGAAATATGCTTACAAGCTATGAATTTTTAATACAAAGCAGAAAAGAAGATATCGACTTTATAAATAAAATCATTGAGGCTTATGAAGGAATTGGAGTAGTTAGAACAGTTAATTCTGAAAAGGGTATTATAAATATAATATCAACAAATGATTTTAAAGATTATGTAAGAGATATTATAAATGATCTTAACGACAACTATGGTGTTGTAGCTAAAATTACAGAAGAAGGACCATGGAAAGGTTCTTTATACATAAATAAGCACAATTAATTGAGGAGGATTTGTATGGAAAAATTAGAAAAACTTATTAATTATATCATTAACGAGCTTATTGATAATCATTCTGAAACTAGAATAACTTATGATGTAGTTGATGATACTATTATTTTTAAAGTGAGCGTAGCAAAAGGTGAAATGGGAAAAATCATCGGGAAAAATGGACTTACAGCTAATGCAATAAGAGGAGTTATGCAAGCTGCTGGAGTAAAAGATAAACTAAATGTAAATGTTGAATTTATAGACTAGGAGGCTGAATGGAACTTTTAACAATTGGGAAAATTTCTGGAACACATCACTTAAAGGGAGCAGTTAAAATCAATTTTGAAATTGATAATCCTGATATTCTATTAAATGAAAAAGTTATAATTAAAATAAGTGACACAGATCAAAAAATACTTACAATAAAGAGCATCTCTCAACTTGCTGGAAACAAATGGATTGTAGAATTTGAAGAGATTACTAATAAAACAGAAGCTGCAAATCTAAGAAATGGATTTGTTGTAGTAAGAAGAGAATTATTAGGTATTGGAGAAGATGAGTATCTTCTAGTTGACCTTATTGGAATGAATGTAGTTGATATAAATACAGATAAAAGCATTGGTAAAGTTAAGGAATTCTTTGATACAGCTGCACACGATATATTAGTTGTGGATTCTCCTGAAGCTGAAGGAATGATACCTAATATTGATGAATTTGTTAAAAAAATAGATTTTGATAAGAAAACTATCTATGTAGATTTAATCGAAGGATTAATGGAGCCAAAAGGAAAAAAATATCAACAAGATGATGGAATGGATGAAGAATAATGAAAATAAATATTTTCACTCTGTTTCCTGAAATGTTTTCTGGTTTTGTACAAGAAAGCATTATTGGAAGAGCTATAAGCAATAATCTTCTTGAAATCAATATTATTAATATAAGAGATTATTGTTATGATAAACATAAACAAGCTGATGATAAGATATTTGGAGGAGGGGCAGGGATGGTTATGAAACCTGAACCTCTTTTTAGAGCTTTGGAAAATGTAAAAGGAAAAGTTATTTATACAACTCCACAGGGACAAACTTTCAATCAGAACCTGGCTATTGAACTTTCTCACGAAGAGGAGATTAATATTATTGCTGGGCACTATGAAGGAATTGACGAGAGAGTTGTTGAAGAAAAAGTTGATATGGAAATATCCATAGGAGACTTTGTTTTAACTGGTGGAGAACTTCCAGCTATGATTATAGCTGACTGTATTGCAAGACTTATCCCTGGAGTTATAAAGAAAGAATCATATGAAAATGATTCTTTTTTCAGTGGACTTCTAGACTTTCCACCCTATACACGTCCAGCTGAATATAATGGTTTAAAAGTTCCAGAAGTACTTATTTCTGGACATCATAAAAATATAGAAACATGGAAACTTAAGGAGAGTTTAAAAAGAACTCTTTTAAGAAGACCAGATTTATTAAAAAATAGAGAATTTACAAAAGAAGAAAAGAAACTATTATTAGAAATTAAAGAGGAATTAAACTCCCCAAAAAAATAATAGCTTAAACTACTCTATAAATTATTGGAGGTAAACAACATGATATACAAACTAGGAGATTTAGTTCCTAAAATTGGAGAAAATAACTATATCGCTGATAATGCAGTTGTTATTGGTGATGTAGAATTTGGAAAAAGCATATCTGTATGGTTCGGTGCCGTAATTAGAGCAGATATGAGTAAAGTAACAGTTGGAGATGAATCAAACATCCAGGATAATGTAACACTACATGGAGATACTCCATATCCTGTGACTATTGGAAAGAGAGTAACTATTGGACATAACTGTATAATCCACGGTTGTACAATAGGAGACGAATGTGTAATTGGAATGGGAAGCACACTTTTAAACGGAAGCGTTATCCCTAAAAACTGTCTTGTTGCTGCAGGAGCAGTAGTTACTCCTAAGTTACAAGCAAAAGAGGGAGACTTGATTGCTGGAATACCTGCAAAAGTTGTAAGACCTCTAAGTGAAAAAAATAGAGAATATCTAAAATATGCTTATAAAGTTTACTGTGATGACATAGTAAAATATTCTAATAAACTTGTTAAAATTGATAAATAATTAGGAGATAAAAATGAGAAATAAAATATACCTAGGATTAGTTCACTATCCTGTTTATAACAAAAGACATGATGTAGTATGTACATCTGTAACAAACTTTGATATTCATGACATATCTAGAACTTGTAGAACTTATAATGTAAAAGGGTACAGATTAATTGTTCCTATTGACTCTCAAAAAATGCTTACTGACAGAATAGTTAATTACTGGCAAGAGGGAACTGGAGGACAATACAACAAAGATAGAGAAGATGCTTTCTCTATTACAAAAGTTATGGATAGCATTGAGGATACTCTTGCTGAAATAGAAAAAACAGAGGGACAAAAACCTATGATTATTACTACTTCTGCTAGAATTTTCCCTAATACTGCAAGTTATAAAAAAGTATCTGACATGATGTTTGAAGATGATAGACCTTATCTTCTACTATTTGGTACAGGTTGGGGATTAACTGATGAAGTAATGGCTATGTCAGATTATATTCTTGAACCAATTAGAGGAAATACTCAATATAACCATCTTTCTGTAAGAGCTGCTGTTGCTATAATCTTAGATAGATTACTTGGAGAAAGATAATATTTACCTCTTTAAAAAATGGGAGGAAAAATGCAAAAATACAAAATCAGAATAAAACCTGAAGATAGTATCTTTAGAAAAATGGGAATTAGAAACATCACTGTAAGTGAAATTGTTTTCTCTGAACGTAATAAAAAAATACAGTTTATATGTTCGGTTCCTACAGTTAATGACCTTAAAGAATTAGATGTTATTTCAGATTGCATAAAAAAAGCTTTTGGTAAAGAACTTGAAATAGACTTTAAAGTTAATTTTCAAGAAAAAAATATTACTAAAGAGGCTCTCTCTCTAATTGTTGAAAAAGCAATTGAAAACCTTAAATCAAAAAATGCAATTTCAAGGTCTTTTTTATATTTATACAGAGTAAATATTAATTCTCACATTAATATTATTCTAGCTGAACAGGCAGCAATAAATATATTAAAACAATCTCAGATAGATGAAAAATTAGAGGTTATCCTAGAAAAATATGGAATATATAATTTTAAAATTCAATTTATTCTAGGTGATTTTTCAAAAGAGGTTACTGCTATTGAGAAACAGAAACAGCAGGAGATAATCACTCTATCTGAAAAAATAGATAATGAAAATCAGGAAATGGCAAAAATAAATGCTTCAAAACCTAAAGCTCCAGAACCATATACTCCTGGAGCTCAAGGTGGAGGAGGATTCTATAGAAGTAGAGGGGGAGGTTCAAATAATCTTACTAAAGAGATTAAAGGAACTTCTATCTCATTAGAGGAATTCTTCAAACTATATGATAATGATAACTGTATAGTGGAAGGTGAGATTTTTGCTACTGAATCAAGAGATATAAAAAATGAAAGAGTTATTGTAACTCTTCGTATAACTGACAATCACACCTCTATCACAGCAAAATATTTTGCAGAAAAAGGTAAAGAAGTGGATGTTAAAACAGGAGATTTCGTTAAAATTTCTGGAAAAAAACAGCTGGATAGATTTGCTGATAACGAAGAGATTATAATGATTTCTCAAATTAATAAACTGGATGTTAAAAAAGAAGAAAAGAAAGATACAGCAGAAGAAAAGATGATAGAATTACATGCTCACAGTAAGATGAGTGAAATGGTCGGAGTAACTGATATAGCTGACCTTGTAAAAAGAGCTATTGCCTATGGACATAAAGCTATGGCTATAACTGACTATTCTGTTGCACACTCTTTCCCATTTGCATATAAAGCTGCAAAAGGAAAGGATTTTAAAGCTATACTTGGGTGCGAAATGTATATGGTAGATGATAATGCCCAAATGGTAAGAAATCCAAAAGATAAAGATATTAAAGATGAAGATTTTATAGTATTTGACTTGGAAACTATGGGGCTTAACTCTCATGAACATGAAATAATTGAAATTGGTGCTGTAAAACTTCATGGGGACAGTATTGTGGATCGATTCTCACAACTTGTAAATCCTAAAAAACCTATTCCTAAAAAGATTCAGGAACTTACCAACATAACTCAGGATATGGTTGATAATCAGCCATCTATTGAAGAGGTACTTCCTAAATTTATGGAATTCGTAGGAGATGCTACTATGGTAGCTCACAAT harbors:
- a CDS encoding gamma carbonic anhydrase family protein; amino-acid sequence: MIYKLGDLVPKIGENNYIADNAVVIGDVEFGKSISVWFGAVIRADMSKVTVGDESNIQDNVTLHGDTPYPVTIGKRVTIGHNCIIHGCTIGDECVIGMGSTLLNGSVIPKNCLVAAGAVVTPKLQAKEGDLIAGIPAKVVRPLSEKNREYLKYAYKVYCDDIVKYSNKLVKIDK
- a CDS encoding RNA methyltransferase is translated as MRNKIYLGLVHYPVYNKRHDVVCTSVTNFDIHDISRTCRTYNVKGYRLIVPIDSQKMLTDRIVNYWQEGTGGQYNKDREDAFSITKVMDSIEDTLAEIEKTEGQKPMIITTSARIFPNTASYKKVSDMMFEDDRPYLLLFGTGWGLTDEVMAMSDYILEPIRGNTQYNHLSVRAAVAIILDRLLGER